CGGCGCCGCCTGGCTGACACTCCGGACGCGGGCGCACCAGCGCGCCGAACGGGCACGCGGCGTGGCGTGAGCTGGAATCACCAGCGGTGTCTCGGTCGACGGGCTCCCACATGCCCTCGCGTCCAAGCCAGCCCGGCAGGCGCGAATAGCAGCCGCCCTTCACGTCACTACGTTGTGGGGGAGGGGCAAGGACGGCGCGGCGCCCAGGCGCTGACGTCCGGGCCCCTGACGACGCACAAGGCAGGCAAGCAAGTGGGGGAGCCCTCCAGGGGTGGCCTGCGTGCGCCCCCTTCCCACGTGTACCTACGTGCCTAGATTGTGGCCGATGCTGCGCGCCCTCCTTGGCCGATGGAGAAGTTCCCTGCGCCTGCTCCAGCCGGCGCACGTCGGCGCGGAGCGCGCCAAAATCAGCGTCACGCAGCTCGACCACGAATACGCCAACAAGGTGGTCGCCTTGCAGAACGTGGACCTCAACGTCCGCTCGGGCGAGTTCGTGTGTCTGCTGGGCCCGTCCGGCTGCGGCAAGTCCACGCTGCTCTACGCGCTGGCCGGACACGTGGTGCCCACGGGGGGCTCGGTGTCCATCGACCGGGAGCCCATCCACGGCCCGGGTCCGGACCGGCTGCTGATGTTCCAGGAAGCCGCCTTGTTCCCGTGGCTCACCGTGCGCGGCAACATCACCTTCGCGCTGGCCGCCCGGGGCGTGCCCCGCTCCGAGCGCCGAGAGCGCGCCGACCTGTACATCCGCCGCGTACAGCTCACGGGCTTCGAGGACGCGCTGCCCCATCAGCTCTCCGGCGGCATGAAGATGCGGGCCTCGCTCGCCCGCGCGCTGGCCGTGGACCCGGCCGTGCTGCTCATGGACGAGCCCTTCGGCTCGCTCGACGCGCAGACGCGCATCCACATGCAGGAGCTCCTTCAATCCATCTGGGTGCGCACCGGCAAGACGGTGGTGTTCGTCACCCACGACGTCCATGAAGCGCTGATGCTGGGCACCCGCGTGGTGTTGATGGCGCCCCGGCCCGGCCGCGTGGTGCGGGATTTGGAAGTCCACCTGCCCATGCCGCGCCGGCCCGAGGACGCCGGGCTCAACGAGATGGTGCGGCACGTGACGGGCCTGCTGCGCGACGTCGAGGACCGCGCGCGCACGGAGACGATTCAACCCGCGCCCGCCCGCGTCCGCGCGCAACCCGTACTCCGGCCGCAAGTGCTGCCCGGACCGTAGAGGCGAACCCCGCCATGAAACAGCACGCACAAAAACTGCTCCTGGTGGCGCTGCTGCTGGGCGCCTGGGAGCTCGTGGCCCGCCTGGGCATCTGGTCCCCACACCTGCTGCCCGGACCCATGACGGTGGCCCAGAGCCTGGGCGCCATGCTCGTGGATGGACGGTTGGTGGGAGCCGCCGGCCGCTCCCTGGGGCGGCTCCTGCGCGCGTACCTGATGTCAGCGGCGCTGGGCGTGCCGCTGGGTCTGCTGATTTCCCGCATCCCCTTCTTCCGCAACGCCGTGAAGCCCGTGGTGATGGGGCTCCAGGCCCTGCCCTCCATCTGCTGGCTGCCGCTGGCCCTGTTGTGGTTCGGGCTGACGGACGGCGCCATCCTCTTCGTTGTCGTCATGGGCAGCGTGCTGGGCATCGCCATCGCCACCGAGGACAGCGTCAACGGCGTGGACCCGCAGCTCACCCGCGTGGCCAGCACCCTGGGCGTGCGCGGCCTGCGCTTCCAGTTCGGCGTGCTGTTGCCCGCGGCCCTGCCCGGCATCGTCACCGGCCT
This genomic window from Myxococcus hansupus contains:
- a CDS encoding ABC transporter ATP-binding protein, which gives rise to MLRALLGRWRSSLRLLQPAHVGAERAKISVTQLDHEYANKVVALQNVDLNVRSGEFVCLLGPSGCGKSTLLYALAGHVVPTGGSVSIDREPIHGPGPDRLLMFQEAALFPWLTVRGNITFALAARGVPRSERRERADLYIRRVQLTGFEDALPHQLSGGMKMRASLARALAVDPAVLLMDEPFGSLDAQTRIHMQELLQSIWVRTGKTVVFVTHDVHEALMLGTRVVLMAPRPGRVVRDLEVHLPMPRRPEDAGLNEMVRHVTGLLRDVEDRARTETIQPAPARVRAQPVLRPQVLPGP
- a CDS encoding ABC transporter permease → MKQHAQKLLLVALLLGAWELVARLGIWSPHLLPGPMTVAQSLGAMLVDGRLVGAAGRSLGRLLRAYLMSAALGVPLGLLISRIPFFRNAVKPVVMGLQALPSICWLPLALLWFGLTDGAILFVVVMGSVLGIAIATEDSVNGVDPQLTRVASTLGVRGLRFQFGVLLPAALPGIVTGLKLGWSFAWRALLAGELLFVSGGLGQLLTVGRELMDVPQVMAVMVAIVIIGITVDRVLFQTVEVRLRRRWGLTGAA